One region of Parambassis ranga chromosome 12, fParRan2.1, whole genome shotgun sequence genomic DNA includes:
- the dab2ipb gene encoding DAB2 interacting protein b isoform X9: MFHIFSRSSHLMPRLKESRSHESLLSPSSAVEALDLSMEDEVIIKPVHSSILGQDYCFEVTTSTGSKCFSCRSSAERDKWMENLRRAVQPNKDNSHRVENMLRLWIIEAKDLPAKKKYFCELCLDDSLYARTTCKLKTDNVFWGEHFEFSNLPAVKCITAHLYKDTDKKKKKDKNNYIGLVNIPVAAVTGRQFVEKWYPVSTPNPPKGKTSGPMIRIKARYQSMNILPMEMYKEFAEYTTNNYMLLCSVLEPGISVKNKEEMACALVHILQSTGKAKDFLTDLMMSEVDRCGENEHLIFRENTLATKAIEEYLKLVGQKYLQDALGEFIKALYESDENCEVDPSKCSSGDLPEHQSNLKMCCELAFCKIINSYCVFPRELKEVFASWRQECSNRGRPDISERLISASLFLRFLCPAIMSPSLFNLMQEYPDDRTARTLTLIAKVTQNLANFTKFGNKEEYMSFMNQFLEHEWTNMQRFLLEISNPETISNTAGFEGYIDLGRELSTLHSLLSEVVSQMDQSAASKLGPLPRILREVNSALSNPTSLQMTPAQSSEHMGSPPAEAGCSITTGLQKMVIDNDLSGLVDFTRLPSPTPENKDLFFVTRSSGIQPSPARSSSYSETNEPDLGMANGSKSLSMVDLQDPRSLEGGPGPSVADVLGEGPISGGGWAARVPQGNIPGGPTLRMPGQTSAPPCTEGTPGRPAQLLAPLSFQNPVYQMAACLPVSPRGMNDSGSECHSSVSSHSNNDDGPAGGKHAFLNHGGGGGGSSGDEYTRRSGEFNRRQMSLTESQHQPTVPRQNSAGPQRRIDQPPPQSITRGRTPPNLLNSGPYPRPSSGSMMTSSPDWPGSGARLRQQSSSSKGDSPETKQRAQHKQAPSPVNPSALDRTAAWLLNMNVQYLDHEGMEPESLRNREDLTQVEKREKRTRGGSETHWMREKYQQEIAVLQEKLRASVQKLEEYEARLKGQDEQAQKVLMEYQARLEESEERLRRQQDDKDLQMKSIISRLMSVEEELKKDHSDMQAVVDSKQKIIDAQEKRIASLDAANARLMSALTQLKERYSMQTRNGISPTNPTKLQITENGEFRNSSNC, encoded by the exons ATCTCATCTGATGCCAAGGCTGAAGGAGTCTCGCTCCCATGAGTCACTGCTCAGTCCCAGTAGCGCTGTGGAAGCCCTGGACCTAAGTATGGAGGACGAGGTCATAATCAAGCCCGTTCACAGCAGCATCCTCGGGCAGGACTACTGCTTCGAG GTCACTACCTCCACAGGAAGCAAATGCTTTTCCTGCCGTTCATCAGCCGAGAGAGACAAATGGATGGAGAACCTGAGGAGAGCAGTGCAACCAAACAAG GACAACAGTCACCGGGTGGAGAACATGCTGAGGCTGTGGATCATAGAAGCCAAGGACCTGCCGgccaaaaaaaaatacttctgTGAGCTCTGTCTTGATGATTCACTTTACGCCCGAACCACCTGTAAGCTTAAGACTGACAATGTCTTCTGGGGAGAGCACTTTGAGTTCAGTAACCTGCCTGCTGTCAAGTGCATCACAGCCCACCTCTACAAAGACACtgacaagaagaaaaagaaagacaaaaacaattacATTGGACTTGTCAACATCCCTGTCGCGGCTGTCACCGGACGACAGTTTGTGGAGAAGTGGTACCCAGTCAGCACTCCTAACCCCCCAAAGGGCAAAACATCGGGGCCGATGATTAGGATCAAGGCACGCTATCAGAGTATGAACATCCTACCCATGGAGATGTATAAAGAGTTTGCAGAGTACACCACCAATAACTACATGCTGCTGTGCTCGGTGCTGGAGCCTGGGATTAGCGTCAAGAACAAAGAGGAGATGGCGTGTGCGCTGGTCCACATTCTTCAGAGCACTGGCAAGGCCAAG gactTCTTGACAGAtttgatgatgtcagaggtggACCGCTGTGGGGAAAACGAACACCTCATcttcagagaaaacacactggCCACAAAGGCAATAGAGGAATACCTCAAACTGGTGGGACAGAAGTACCTGCAGGATGCCCTCG GTGAGTTCATCAAGGCTCTGTATGAGTCAGATGAGAACTGTGAGGTCGACCCATCCAAGTGTTCATCAGGTGACCTGCCAGAACACCAGAGTAACCTGAAGATGTGCTGTGAGCTGGCCTTCTGCAAGATCATCAACTCATACTG TGTCTTTCCACGAGAACTGAAGGAAGTCTTTGCATCATGGCGACAAGAATGCAGCAACCGAGGTCGACCGGACATCAGTGAGCGTCTGATCAGCGCCTCCTTGTTCCTGCGGTTTCTCTGTCCGGCTATCATGTCGCCGTCGCTTTTCAATTTGATGCAGGAGTATCCCGATGACCGCACGGCACGTACGCTCACACTCATCGCAAAAGTCACACAAAACCTGGCTAATTTCACCAA ATTCGGTAACAAGGAAGAGTACATGTCATTCATGAATCAGTTCCTGGAGCATGAGTGGACCAATATGCAGCGTTTCCTTCTGGAAATCTCGAACCCAGAGACAATCTCCAACACAGCAGGTTTTGAGGGGTATATTGACCTCGGCCGGGAGCTCTCCACCCTGCACTCCCTCCTTTCTGAGGTGGTCTCCCAAATGGACCAG AGTGCAGCCTCGAAGCTGGGTCCCCTACCCAGGATCCTGCGGGAGGTAAATTCCGCTCTTTCTAACCCGACCAGTCTCCAGATGACTCCCGCTCAGTCGTCAGAGCATATGGGCTCGCCTCCTGCTGAGGCAGGCTGCAGCATTACCACTGGCCTGCAGAAGATGGTCATAGACAATGACCTCTCAGG ATTGGTTGACTTCACCAGGTTACCCTCCCCGACCCCAGAAAATAAGGACCTATTCTTTGTGACAAGGAGCTCAGGGATCCAGCCTTCACCTGCACGTAGTTCAAGCTACTCTGAGACAAATGAGCCTGACTTGGGCATGGCTAATGGCAGCAAGAGTCTGTCCATGGTGGACCTGCAGGACCCCCGCAGTCTGGAAGGTGGGCCAGGTCCTAGTGTAGCAGATGTTCTTGGTGAAGGCCCGATTTCTGGAGGAGGTTGGGCAGCCAGAGTCCCACAGGGCAACATTCCTGGGGGTCCCACCCTACGGATGCCAGGTCAGACCTCTGCCCCCCCATGCACAGAAGGCACTCCAGGCCGACCAGCCCAGCTGCTAGCCCCACTGTCTTTCCAGAATCCTGTCTACCAGATGGCGGCCTGCTTGCCTGTGTCCCCTCGTGGAATGAACGACTCAGGATCAGAGTGCCACAGTTCTGTTAGTTCCCATAGCAACAATGACGATGGGCCAGCAGGAGGGAAACATGCCTTCTTGAACCATGGCGGAGGAGGTGGCGGGAGCAGCGGCGACGAGTACACCAGGCGTTCAGGCGAGTTCAATCGCAGACAGATGTCCCTCACAGAGTCACAGCATCAGCCCACCGTCCCCAGACAGAACAGTGCCGGCCCACAGCGGAGGATAGACCAGCCTCCACCTCAGAGCATCACGCGGGGCCGCACACCGCCAAATCTGCTGAACAGTGGACCCTACCCCCGGCCCTCCTCTGGCAGCATGATGACATCTTCACCTGACTGGCCTGGCAGCGGGGCTCGGTTACGTcagcagtcctcctcctccaaaggCGACAGTCCAGAGACAAAGCAGAGAGCTCAGCACAAACAG GCCCCCTCCCCAGTGAACCCTAGTGCGCTGGACCGCACAGCAGCCTGGCTATTGAATATGAATGTGCAGTATTTAGACCATGAGGGGATGGAGCCCGAGTCACTGAGAAACAGAGAGGATCTTACTCAGGTGGAGAAG agagagaagaggacgAGGGGAGGAAGTGAAACACACTGGATGAGAGAAAAG TACCAGCAGGAGATCGCAGTGCTGCAGGAGAAACTGCGGGCATCAGtgcagaagctggaggagtACGAAGCCCGACTGAAGGGTCAGGACGAACAGGCCCAGAAGGTGCTGATGGAGTATCAGGCTCGGTTAGAGGAGTCGGAGGAGCGCCTGCGCCGACAGCAGGACGACAAGGACCTCCAGATGAAAAGCATCATCAGCAG GTTAAtgtctgtggaggaggagctgaagaaggatCACTCGGACATGCAGGCAGTGGTAGACTCCAAACAGAAGATCATCGATGCACAG GAGAAGCGCATAGCATCGCTGGATGCGGCCAACGCCCGCCTGATGAGCGCTCTCACCCAGCTGAAGGAGCGCTACAGCATGCAGACTCGCAACGGCATTTCCCCCACCAACCCCACCAAACTGCAGATCACTGAGAACGGAGAATTTAGGAACAGCAGCAACTGCTAG
- the dab2ipb gene encoding DAB2 interacting protein b isoform X7, whose product MPGSSDKTTPTMEPTSTAATPFRVTVSTGFLSRRLKGSIKRTKSQPKLDRNSSFRHILPGFRSVDNDRSHLMPRLKESRSHESLLSPSSAVEALDLSMEDEVIIKPVHSSILGQDYCFEVTTSTGSKCFSCRSSAERDKWMENLRRAVQPNKDNSHRVENMLRLWIIEAKDLPAKKKYFCELCLDDSLYARTTCKLKTDNVFWGEHFEFSNLPAVKCITAHLYKDTDKKKKKDKNNYIGLVNIPVAAVTGRQFVEKWYPVSTPNPPKGKTSGPMIRIKARYQSMNILPMEMYKEFAEYTTNNYMLLCSVLEPGISVKNKEEMACALVHILQSTGKAKDFLTDLMMSEVDRCGENEHLIFRENTLATKAIEEYLKLVGQKYLQDALGEFIKALYESDENCEVDPSKCSSGDLPEHQSNLKMCCELAFCKIINSYCVFPRELKEVFASWRQECSNRGRPDISERLISASLFLRFLCPAIMSPSLFNLMQEYPDDRTARTLTLIAKVTQNLANFTKFGNKEEYMSFMNQFLEHEWTNMQRFLLEISNPETISNTAGFEGYIDLGRELSTLHSLLSEVVSQMDQSAASKLGPLPRILREVNSALSNPTSLQMTPAQSSEHMGSPPAEAGCSITTGLQKMVIDNDLSGLVDFTRLPSPTPENKDLFFVTRSSGIQPSPARSSSYSETNEPDLGMANGSKSLSMVDLQDPRSLEGGPGPSVADVLGEGPISGGGWAARVPQGNIPGGPTLRMPGQTSAPPCTEGTPGRPAQLLAPLSFQNPVYQMAACLPVSPRGMNDSGSECHSSVSSHSNNDDGPAGGKHAFLNHGGGGGGSSGDEYTRRSGEFNRRQMSLTESQHQPTVPRQNSAGPQRRIDQPPPQSITRGRTPPNLLNSGPYPRPSSGSMMTSSPDWPGSGARLRQQSSSSKGDSPETKQRAQHKQAPSPVNPSALDRTAAWLLNMNVQYLDHEGMEPESLRNREDLTQVEKREKRTRGGSETHWMREKYQQEIAVLQEKLRASVQKLEEYEARLKGQDEQAQKVLMEYQARLEESEERLRRQQDDKDLQMKSIISRLMSVEEELKKDHSDMQAVVDSKQKIIDAQEKRIASLDAANARLMSALTQLKERYSMQTRNGISPTNPTKLQITENGEFRNSSNC is encoded by the exons ATCTCATCTGATGCCAAGGCTGAAGGAGTCTCGCTCCCATGAGTCACTGCTCAGTCCCAGTAGCGCTGTGGAAGCCCTGGACCTAAGTATGGAGGACGAGGTCATAATCAAGCCCGTTCACAGCAGCATCCTCGGGCAGGACTACTGCTTCGAG GTCACTACCTCCACAGGAAGCAAATGCTTTTCCTGCCGTTCATCAGCCGAGAGAGACAAATGGATGGAGAACCTGAGGAGAGCAGTGCAACCAAACAAG GACAACAGTCACCGGGTGGAGAACATGCTGAGGCTGTGGATCATAGAAGCCAAGGACCTGCCGgccaaaaaaaaatacttctgTGAGCTCTGTCTTGATGATTCACTTTACGCCCGAACCACCTGTAAGCTTAAGACTGACAATGTCTTCTGGGGAGAGCACTTTGAGTTCAGTAACCTGCCTGCTGTCAAGTGCATCACAGCCCACCTCTACAAAGACACtgacaagaagaaaaagaaagacaaaaacaattacATTGGACTTGTCAACATCCCTGTCGCGGCTGTCACCGGACGACAGTTTGTGGAGAAGTGGTACCCAGTCAGCACTCCTAACCCCCCAAAGGGCAAAACATCGGGGCCGATGATTAGGATCAAGGCACGCTATCAGAGTATGAACATCCTACCCATGGAGATGTATAAAGAGTTTGCAGAGTACACCACCAATAACTACATGCTGCTGTGCTCGGTGCTGGAGCCTGGGATTAGCGTCAAGAACAAAGAGGAGATGGCGTGTGCGCTGGTCCACATTCTTCAGAGCACTGGCAAGGCCAAG gactTCTTGACAGAtttgatgatgtcagaggtggACCGCTGTGGGGAAAACGAACACCTCATcttcagagaaaacacactggCCACAAAGGCAATAGAGGAATACCTCAAACTGGTGGGACAGAAGTACCTGCAGGATGCCCTCG GTGAGTTCATCAAGGCTCTGTATGAGTCAGATGAGAACTGTGAGGTCGACCCATCCAAGTGTTCATCAGGTGACCTGCCAGAACACCAGAGTAACCTGAAGATGTGCTGTGAGCTGGCCTTCTGCAAGATCATCAACTCATACTG TGTCTTTCCACGAGAACTGAAGGAAGTCTTTGCATCATGGCGACAAGAATGCAGCAACCGAGGTCGACCGGACATCAGTGAGCGTCTGATCAGCGCCTCCTTGTTCCTGCGGTTTCTCTGTCCGGCTATCATGTCGCCGTCGCTTTTCAATTTGATGCAGGAGTATCCCGATGACCGCACGGCACGTACGCTCACACTCATCGCAAAAGTCACACAAAACCTGGCTAATTTCACCAA ATTCGGTAACAAGGAAGAGTACATGTCATTCATGAATCAGTTCCTGGAGCATGAGTGGACCAATATGCAGCGTTTCCTTCTGGAAATCTCGAACCCAGAGACAATCTCCAACACAGCAGGTTTTGAGGGGTATATTGACCTCGGCCGGGAGCTCTCCACCCTGCACTCCCTCCTTTCTGAGGTGGTCTCCCAAATGGACCAG AGTGCAGCCTCGAAGCTGGGTCCCCTACCCAGGATCCTGCGGGAGGTAAATTCCGCTCTTTCTAACCCGACCAGTCTCCAGATGACTCCCGCTCAGTCGTCAGAGCATATGGGCTCGCCTCCTGCTGAGGCAGGCTGCAGCATTACCACTGGCCTGCAGAAGATGGTCATAGACAATGACCTCTCAGG ATTGGTTGACTTCACCAGGTTACCCTCCCCGACCCCAGAAAATAAGGACCTATTCTTTGTGACAAGGAGCTCAGGGATCCAGCCTTCACCTGCACGTAGTTCAAGCTACTCTGAGACAAATGAGCCTGACTTGGGCATGGCTAATGGCAGCAAGAGTCTGTCCATGGTGGACCTGCAGGACCCCCGCAGTCTGGAAGGTGGGCCAGGTCCTAGTGTAGCAGATGTTCTTGGTGAAGGCCCGATTTCTGGAGGAGGTTGGGCAGCCAGAGTCCCACAGGGCAACATTCCTGGGGGTCCCACCCTACGGATGCCAGGTCAGACCTCTGCCCCCCCATGCACAGAAGGCACTCCAGGCCGACCAGCCCAGCTGCTAGCCCCACTGTCTTTCCAGAATCCTGTCTACCAGATGGCGGCCTGCTTGCCTGTGTCCCCTCGTGGAATGAACGACTCAGGATCAGAGTGCCACAGTTCTGTTAGTTCCCATAGCAACAATGACGATGGGCCAGCAGGAGGGAAACATGCCTTCTTGAACCATGGCGGAGGAGGTGGCGGGAGCAGCGGCGACGAGTACACCAGGCGTTCAGGCGAGTTCAATCGCAGACAGATGTCCCTCACAGAGTCACAGCATCAGCCCACCGTCCCCAGACAGAACAGTGCCGGCCCACAGCGGAGGATAGACCAGCCTCCACCTCAGAGCATCACGCGGGGCCGCACACCGCCAAATCTGCTGAACAGTGGACCCTACCCCCGGCCCTCCTCTGGCAGCATGATGACATCTTCACCTGACTGGCCTGGCAGCGGGGCTCGGTTACGTcagcagtcctcctcctccaaaggCGACAGTCCAGAGACAAAGCAGAGAGCTCAGCACAAACAG GCCCCCTCCCCAGTGAACCCTAGTGCGCTGGACCGCACAGCAGCCTGGCTATTGAATATGAATGTGCAGTATTTAGACCATGAGGGGATGGAGCCCGAGTCACTGAGAAACAGAGAGGATCTTACTCAGGTGGAGAAG agagagaagaggacgAGGGGAGGAAGTGAAACACACTGGATGAGAGAAAAG TACCAGCAGGAGATCGCAGTGCTGCAGGAGAAACTGCGGGCATCAGtgcagaagctggaggagtACGAAGCCCGACTGAAGGGTCAGGACGAACAGGCCCAGAAGGTGCTGATGGAGTATCAGGCTCGGTTAGAGGAGTCGGAGGAGCGCCTGCGCCGACAGCAGGACGACAAGGACCTCCAGATGAAAAGCATCATCAGCAG GTTAAtgtctgtggaggaggagctgaagaaggatCACTCGGACATGCAGGCAGTGGTAGACTCCAAACAGAAGATCATCGATGCACAG GAGAAGCGCATAGCATCGCTGGATGCGGCCAACGCCCGCCTGATGAGCGCTCTCACCCAGCTGAAGGAGCGCTACAGCATGCAGACTCGCAACGGCATTTCCCCCACCAACCCCACCAAACTGCAGATCACTGAGAACGGAGAATTTAGGAACAGCAGCAACTGCTAG
- the dab2ipb gene encoding DAB2 interacting protein b isoform X1, translated as MAGVTRKGSGRPSYYYRFLGKSRLQRQRSRSRSRNRPSASRESPPERTGRRRSMPGSSDKTTPTMEPTSTAATPFRVTVSTGFLSRRLKGSIKRTKSQPKLDRNSSFRHILPGFRSVDNDRSHLMPRLKESRSHESLLSPSSAVEALDLSMEDEVIIKPVHSSILGQDYCFEVTTSTGSKCFSCRSSAERDKWMENLRRAVQPNKDNSHRVENMLRLWIIEAKDLPAKKKYFCELCLDDSLYARTTCKLKTDNVFWGEHFEFSNLPAVKCITAHLYKDTDKKKKKDKNNYIGLVNIPVAAVTGRQFVEKWYPVSTPNPPKGKTSGPMIRIKARYQSMNILPMEMYKEFAEYTTNNYMLLCSVLEPGISVKNKEEMACALVHILQSTGKAKDFLTDLMMSEVDRCGENEHLIFRENTLATKAIEEYLKLVGQKYLQDALGEFIKALYESDENCEVDPSKCSSGDLPEHQSNLKMCCELAFCKIINSYCVFPRELKEVFASWRQECSNRGRPDISERLISASLFLRFLCPAIMSPSLFNLMQEYPDDRTARTLTLIAKVTQNLANFTKFGNKEEYMSFMNQFLEHEWTNMQRFLLEISNPETISNTAGFEGYIDLGRELSTLHSLLSEVVSQMDQSAASKLGPLPRILREVNSALSNPTSLQMTPAQSSEHMGSPPAEAGCSITTGLQKMVIDNDLSGLVDFTRLPSPTPENKDLFFVTRSSGIQPSPARSSSYSETNEPDLGMANGSKSLSMVDLQDPRSLEGGPGPSVADVLGEGPISGGGWAARVPQGNIPGGPTLRMPGQTSAPPCTEGTPGRPAQLLAPLSFQNPVYQMAACLPVSPRGMNDSGSECHSSVSSHSNNDDGPAGGKHAFLNHGGGGGGSSGDEYTRRSGEFNRRQMSLTESQHQPTVPRQNSAGPQRRIDQPPPQSITRGRTPPNLLNSGPYPRPSSGSMMTSSPDWPGSGARLRQQSSSSKGDSPETKQRAQHKQAPSPVNPSALDRTAAWLLNMNVQYLDHEGMEPESLRNREDLTQVEKREKRTRGGSETHWMREKYQQEIAVLQEKLRASVQKLEEYEARLKGQDEQAQKVLMEYQARLEESEERLRRQQDDKDLQMKSIISRLMSVEEELKKDHSDMQAVVDSKQKIIDAQEKRIASLDAANARLMSALTQLKERYSMQTRNGISPTNPTKLQITENGEFRNSSNC; from the exons ATCTCATCTGATGCCAAGGCTGAAGGAGTCTCGCTCCCATGAGTCACTGCTCAGTCCCAGTAGCGCTGTGGAAGCCCTGGACCTAAGTATGGAGGACGAGGTCATAATCAAGCCCGTTCACAGCAGCATCCTCGGGCAGGACTACTGCTTCGAG GTCACTACCTCCACAGGAAGCAAATGCTTTTCCTGCCGTTCATCAGCCGAGAGAGACAAATGGATGGAGAACCTGAGGAGAGCAGTGCAACCAAACAAG GACAACAGTCACCGGGTGGAGAACATGCTGAGGCTGTGGATCATAGAAGCCAAGGACCTGCCGgccaaaaaaaaatacttctgTGAGCTCTGTCTTGATGATTCACTTTACGCCCGAACCACCTGTAAGCTTAAGACTGACAATGTCTTCTGGGGAGAGCACTTTGAGTTCAGTAACCTGCCTGCTGTCAAGTGCATCACAGCCCACCTCTACAAAGACACtgacaagaagaaaaagaaagacaaaaacaattacATTGGACTTGTCAACATCCCTGTCGCGGCTGTCACCGGACGACAGTTTGTGGAGAAGTGGTACCCAGTCAGCACTCCTAACCCCCCAAAGGGCAAAACATCGGGGCCGATGATTAGGATCAAGGCACGCTATCAGAGTATGAACATCCTACCCATGGAGATGTATAAAGAGTTTGCAGAGTACACCACCAATAACTACATGCTGCTGTGCTCGGTGCTGGAGCCTGGGATTAGCGTCAAGAACAAAGAGGAGATGGCGTGTGCGCTGGTCCACATTCTTCAGAGCACTGGCAAGGCCAAG gactTCTTGACAGAtttgatgatgtcagaggtggACCGCTGTGGGGAAAACGAACACCTCATcttcagagaaaacacactggCCACAAAGGCAATAGAGGAATACCTCAAACTGGTGGGACAGAAGTACCTGCAGGATGCCCTCG GTGAGTTCATCAAGGCTCTGTATGAGTCAGATGAGAACTGTGAGGTCGACCCATCCAAGTGTTCATCAGGTGACCTGCCAGAACACCAGAGTAACCTGAAGATGTGCTGTGAGCTGGCCTTCTGCAAGATCATCAACTCATACTG TGTCTTTCCACGAGAACTGAAGGAAGTCTTTGCATCATGGCGACAAGAATGCAGCAACCGAGGTCGACCGGACATCAGTGAGCGTCTGATCAGCGCCTCCTTGTTCCTGCGGTTTCTCTGTCCGGCTATCATGTCGCCGTCGCTTTTCAATTTGATGCAGGAGTATCCCGATGACCGCACGGCACGTACGCTCACACTCATCGCAAAAGTCACACAAAACCTGGCTAATTTCACCAA ATTCGGTAACAAGGAAGAGTACATGTCATTCATGAATCAGTTCCTGGAGCATGAGTGGACCAATATGCAGCGTTTCCTTCTGGAAATCTCGAACCCAGAGACAATCTCCAACACAGCAGGTTTTGAGGGGTATATTGACCTCGGCCGGGAGCTCTCCACCCTGCACTCCCTCCTTTCTGAGGTGGTCTCCCAAATGGACCAG AGTGCAGCCTCGAAGCTGGGTCCCCTACCCAGGATCCTGCGGGAGGTAAATTCCGCTCTTTCTAACCCGACCAGTCTCCAGATGACTCCCGCTCAGTCGTCAGAGCATATGGGCTCGCCTCCTGCTGAGGCAGGCTGCAGCATTACCACTGGCCTGCAGAAGATGGTCATAGACAATGACCTCTCAGG ATTGGTTGACTTCACCAGGTTACCCTCCCCGACCCCAGAAAATAAGGACCTATTCTTTGTGACAAGGAGCTCAGGGATCCAGCCTTCACCTGCACGTAGTTCAAGCTACTCTGAGACAAATGAGCCTGACTTGGGCATGGCTAATGGCAGCAAGAGTCTGTCCATGGTGGACCTGCAGGACCCCCGCAGTCTGGAAGGTGGGCCAGGTCCTAGTGTAGCAGATGTTCTTGGTGAAGGCCCGATTTCTGGAGGAGGTTGGGCAGCCAGAGTCCCACAGGGCAACATTCCTGGGGGTCCCACCCTACGGATGCCAGGTCAGACCTCTGCCCCCCCATGCACAGAAGGCACTCCAGGCCGACCAGCCCAGCTGCTAGCCCCACTGTCTTTCCAGAATCCTGTCTACCAGATGGCGGCCTGCTTGCCTGTGTCCCCTCGTGGAATGAACGACTCAGGATCAGAGTGCCACAGTTCTGTTAGTTCCCATAGCAACAATGACGATGGGCCAGCAGGAGGGAAACATGCCTTCTTGAACCATGGCGGAGGAGGTGGCGGGAGCAGCGGCGACGAGTACACCAGGCGTTCAGGCGAGTTCAATCGCAGACAGATGTCCCTCACAGAGTCACAGCATCAGCCCACCGTCCCCAGACAGAACAGTGCCGGCCCACAGCGGAGGATAGACCAGCCTCCACCTCAGAGCATCACGCGGGGCCGCACACCGCCAAATCTGCTGAACAGTGGACCCTACCCCCGGCCCTCCTCTGGCAGCATGATGACATCTTCACCTGACTGGCCTGGCAGCGGGGCTCGGTTACGTcagcagtcctcctcctccaaaggCGACAGTCCAGAGACAAAGCAGAGAGCTCAGCACAAACAG GCCCCCTCCCCAGTGAACCCTAGTGCGCTGGACCGCACAGCAGCCTGGCTATTGAATATGAATGTGCAGTATTTAGACCATGAGGGGATGGAGCCCGAGTCACTGAGAAACAGAGAGGATCTTACTCAGGTGGAGAAG agagagaagaggacgAGGGGAGGAAGTGAAACACACTGGATGAGAGAAAAG TACCAGCAGGAGATCGCAGTGCTGCAGGAGAAACTGCGGGCATCAGtgcagaagctggaggagtACGAAGCCCGACTGAAGGGTCAGGACGAACAGGCCCAGAAGGTGCTGATGGAGTATCAGGCTCGGTTAGAGGAGTCGGAGGAGCGCCTGCGCCGACAGCAGGACGACAAGGACCTCCAGATGAAAAGCATCATCAGCAG GTTAAtgtctgtggaggaggagctgaagaaggatCACTCGGACATGCAGGCAGTGGTAGACTCCAAACAGAAGATCATCGATGCACAG GAGAAGCGCATAGCATCGCTGGATGCGGCCAACGCCCGCCTGATGAGCGCTCTCACCCAGCTGAAGGAGCGCTACAGCATGCAGACTCGCAACGGCATTTCCCCCACCAACCCCACCAAACTGCAGATCACTGAGAACGGAGAATTTAGGAACAGCAGCAACTGCTAG